CCGTGCTCTCCGCGCAGACCACCGACCGGCGGGTCAACGCGGTGCGTCCGACCCTCTTCGCGGCCTTCCCCGACGCCCGGGCCATGGCGGCGGCCGACCGGGCCGTGCTCGAGGAGATCGTCGGTCCGCTCGGCTTCTTCCGCGCCAAGACCGAGTCGCTGCTCAAGCTGTCGGCCCACCTGGTCGAGCACCACGACGGCGCCGTGCCGCCGCGGCTGGTCGACCTGGTCAAGCTGCCCGGGGTGGGGCGCAAGACCGCCAACGTGGTGCTCGGCAACGCCTTCGACGTCCCCGGCATCACCGTCGACACCCACTTCGGCCGGCTCGCCCGCCGCCTGGGCTGGACCGACGAGACCGACCCGGTCAAGGTCGAGCACGCGGTGGGGGCGCTGTTCCCCAAGAAGGACTGGACGATGCTGAGCCACCGGCTGATCTGGCACGGCCGTCGGCGCTGCCACGCCCAGCGCCCGGCCTGCGGTGCGTGTCCCGTGGCGCGGTGGTGCCCGGCGTACGGCGAGGGCCCGACCGACCCCGAGACCGCCGAGAAGCTCGTCAAGACCGAGGCGCGCCGGTGACCCGACGTCGCCTCGTGCCGGCCCTGGCGGCGGCCGCGCTGCTGCTCAGCGCGTGCGCGGGCGAGGACGGCTCGTTCGTCGCCGCGCCCGGCCCGGCGCAGATCGACGTCGACACCGCCGCCCTGCGCGAGGCGAAGGCCGACGCCGGGATCGAGGAGTGCCGGCCCGGGGACGCCTCGGCCGGCCCCGTCGAGGGCGGTCTGCCCGCGCTGGAGCTGCCGTGCTTCGGGGGCGGCCCGGCCGTCGACCTGTCGACGCTGCGCGGGCCGCTGGTGCTCAACGCCTGGTTCGCCACCTGCGCCCCCTGCAAGCGCGAGCTGCCGGTGCTCCAGGACTTCTACAGCCAGCACGGCGACCGGGTCGACGTCCTCGGTGTCGACTTCGCCGACCCGATCACGGAGGGGGCCATGGAGCTGCTCGTCGACAGCGGGGTGACCTACCCGCAGGTCGCCGACACCCAGGGGGAGCTGCAGGTCGACCCGGTGGTGCGCGCGGTCGCCTTCCCCACCACGGTGCTGGTGGGTGCCGACGGTGTCGTCGAGGCCGTCCTGCCGGTCGAGATCCGCAGCGTCGAGCAGCTCGAGGACCTGGTCGCCGAGCACCTGGGGGTCGAGCTGTGAGCGACCCCGGAGGCGCTGGCGGGCACGGCGGGCTCGGTGGGGACGGCGGGCACGGCGGCTCCCTGGCCCCGTTGCCCGAGTGGCTGCTGCCGGTCCAGCAGGGCGCCGCCTCGATCACCGCCGACCACCTGACCCGCTTCACCCCGCCCGCCGACGGCAGCGCCCGCCTCGGGGCGGTGCTGATGCTCTTCGCCGAGGGCGCCCAGGGCCCCGAGCTGCTGCTGACCGAGCGTGCCCACGACATGCGCTCGCACCCGGGCCAGGTCTCCTTCCCCGGCGGCGGGCTCGACCCCGGCGAGACCGCGGTGCAGGCCGCGCTGCGCGAGGCCGAGGAGGAGGTGGGCCTGGAGCCCGCCGAGGTGCGGGTCTTCGCGACCCTGCCCGACCTGTGGCTGCCGCCCAGCAACTTCGCCGTCACCCCCGTGCTGGGCTGGTGGGCGCACCCCAGCGGGGTCCACATCGCCAGCCGCGACGAGGTGCACGCGATCCACCACGTGCCGATCAGCGAGCTGCTCGACCCCACGCACCGCGTCACGGTCCGCCATCCCCGCGGCTACCAGAGCCCGGGGTTCATGATCGGTCCCGACAACGACGTCATCCTGTGGGGCTTCACCGGCGGCATCATCGCCAAGCTCTTCGACTTCCTCGGCTGGACCCAGCCGTGGGACGAGACGCGGGTGCGCGACCTGCCCGACTACATGTTGGCCGCCGACCCGCGGCCCACCCCGGGGCTCCTCGACATCGAGGACGAGCCCGACCGACCCCACGAGGACATCTGACGTCATGAACCTGCTCGACTGGCTGCTGGTCCTCCTCGTCGTCGCCTACGCCCTCTCCGGCTACTGGCAGGGGTTCATCACCGGCGCGTTCGCGACCGCGGGCCTGCTGGCCGGCGGCCTCTTCGGCATCTGGCTCGCGCCGATCGCGCTGGGCGAGGCCAACCCCTCGCTGCTGGTGACCCTGGGCGCGTTGTTCATCGTGATCCTGGCCGCCTCGCTGGGCCAGGCGACCCTGCAGTACGTCGGTGCCCGGCTGCGCTCGCGCATCACCTGGCAGCCCGTGCGTGCCCTCGACGCGGTGGGCGGCGCGGCGCTGAGCGCGGTCGCGGTGCTCCTGGTGGCCTGGGCGCTGGGCGTGGCCGTCTCGGGCTCGCGGATCGCGGGCGTCACCCCGATGGTGCGGGCCTCGACGGTGCTGGCCAAGGTCGACTCCGCGCTGCCGCAGTCGGCCGGCGGCCTGCTCCAGGCCTTCAACACCGTCGTCGGCACCAGCTTCTTCCCCCGCTACCTCGAACCCTTCGCCCCCGAGCGGATCGTCGAGGTCGGTCCCGGCTCCGAGCGGATGCTCCAGCGCCCCGCGGTGCAGCAGGCCGCGCCCAGCGTGCTGAAGATCCGGGGCGCCAACTCGTGCGGCAGCGGGGTCGAGGGCAGCGGGTTCGTCTACGCCCCCGACCGCCTGATGACCAACGCCCACGTGGTCGCCGGCGTCGACAACCCGCAGGTGCAGACCGAGGGCGGGCCCGTGGACGGGCAGGTCGTCTACTACAACCCCGACGTCGACGTCGCGGTCATCTCCTTCGACTCCGGCACCCTGCCCGCGCTGGACTTCGCCGACGCCGCCCCGCGGGACGCCGTGGCGGTCCTGGGCTACCCGCTCGACGGGCCCTACGACGTGCGGGCCGCCCGCATCCGCGCCGAGCAGCGGCTGCGCTCGCCCAACATCTACGGCGACGGCACGGTGATCCGCGAGGTGTTCTCGCTGCGCGGGCTGGTGCGCCCCGGCAACTCCGGTGGCCCGATCGTCTCCACGTCGGGCGACGTCGTGGGCGTGATCTTCGCGGCCTCGGTCACCGACGGCGACACCGGTTACGCCCTGACCAGCGACCAGGTCGAGCAGGCGGCCGAGCAGGGCCGGGCCGCCACCGGGGCGGTCTCGACCGGAGCCTGCGCTTAGCGCGCAGCCGTGACCGAGGAACGAGGTCGCGGCGTGGGTGCGCAAAGGTCGAGCAAGCCGCGCGTCCGAGGAACGAGGACGCGCAGGGCGGGTCGAGACCCAGGCGGGCTCAGGCGGAGTGCTTGCCCTTGAGGGCCGAGGGGATCTGCTTGCCCTGGCTGATCGCCTTCTCGGGCGGGCCGACCTGCTTGACCTTCTTCACGCCGACCAATACGAGCAGCCCGGCCAGGGCGACGTACGCGCCGAAGACGATCAGGAACGCCCAGTGCAGCGACAGGCCGGAGCCGTTCCAGTGGATGAAGTAGGCGATCGCCACAGAGAGCATGATGATCGCGAGCACGCCGATGAAGCCGGCGGCCGCGAACAGGCCGACGCCGATGCCGCCGGCCTTGACGCTCACCTTCAGCTCCGACTTGGCGAGCTCGATCTCCTTGGAGATCAGGGTCGAGATGTCGCGGCTGGCGTCGGTGACCAGACGCCCGATGGTGGGATCGGTGTCCTTGACCGGCTCGATGGCCATGCGGTTGCTCCCAGGTGGTGAGTCGGGTGTCGGGTTCTGACCCTACAAGCCCGGCACCCCTCCCGTGCCGCCAGTGGGGTGAGGCTCAGGCAGGCGGGGTCGCCGGGTCCTTGTCGCCGGTCTGGTAGACGTCGGGGATGTCGTCGCGGTCCTCGTCGACCTGCTCGGCGTCCCAGAGCTTCTTGTAGACCCGGTTGCGGGCGCGCAGCACGATCGTGGCCAGCAGCACGGCAAGCAGCGAGCCGATCAGGACGCCGACCTTCACGTGCTCCTCCCGCTCCGGGGAGCCGGCGAAGGCGAGCTCTCCGATGAGCAGCGAGACCGTGAAGCCGATACCGGCCAGCAGCGAGA
The Nocardioides marinisabuli genome window above contains:
- the nth gene encoding endonuclease III, whose amino-acid sequence is MPAAETPTALVRRARKTHRVLAETYPDAACELDFDDPFQLLVVTVLSAQTTDRRVNAVRPTLFAAFPDARAMAAADRAVLEEIVGPLGFFRAKTESLLKLSAHLVEHHDGAVPPRLVDLVKLPGVGRKTANVVLGNAFDVPGITVDTHFGRLARRLGWTDETDPVKVEHAVGALFPKKDWTMLSHRLIWHGRRRCHAQRPACGACPVARWCPAYGEGPTDPETAEKLVKTEARR
- a CDS encoding TlpA family protein disulfide reductase, with the protein product MTRRRLVPALAAAALLLSACAGEDGSFVAAPGPAQIDVDTAALREAKADAGIEECRPGDASAGPVEGGLPALELPCFGGGPAVDLSTLRGPLVLNAWFATCAPCKRELPVLQDFYSQHGDRVDVLGVDFADPITEGAMELLVDSGVTYPQVADTQGELQVDPVVRAVAFPTTVLVGADGVVEAVLPVEIRSVEQLEDLVAEHLGVEL
- a CDS encoding NUDIX hydrolase, producing MSDPGGAGGHGGLGGDGGHGGSLAPLPEWLLPVQQGAASITADHLTRFTPPADGSARLGAVLMLFAEGAQGPELLLTERAHDMRSHPGQVSFPGGGLDPGETAVQAALREAEEEVGLEPAEVRVFATLPDLWLPPSNFAVTPVLGWWAHPSGVHIASRDEVHAIHHVPISELLDPTHRVTVRHPRGYQSPGFMIGPDNDVILWGFTGGIIAKLFDFLGWTQPWDETRVRDLPDYMLAADPRPTPGLLDIEDEPDRPHEDI
- a CDS encoding MarP family serine protease yields the protein MNLLDWLLVLLVVAYALSGYWQGFITGAFATAGLLAGGLFGIWLAPIALGEANPSLLVTLGALFIVILAASLGQATLQYVGARLRSRITWQPVRALDAVGGAALSAVAVLLVAWALGVAVSGSRIAGVTPMVRASTVLAKVDSALPQSAGGLLQAFNTVVGTSFFPRYLEPFAPERIVEVGPGSERMLQRPAVQQAAPSVLKIRGANSCGSGVEGSGFVYAPDRLMTNAHVVAGVDNPQVQTEGGPVDGQVVYYNPDVDVAVISFDSGTLPALDFADAAPRDAVAVLGYPLDGPYDVRAARIRAEQRLRSPNIYGDGTVIREVFSLRGLVRPGNSGGPIVSTSGDVVGVIFAASVTDGDTGYALTSDQVEQAAEQGRAATGAVSTGACA
- a CDS encoding phage holin family protein: MAIEPVKDTDPTIGRLVTDASRDISTLISKEIELAKSELKVSVKAGGIGVGLFAAAGFIGVLAIIMLSVAIAYFIHWNGSGLSLHWAFLIVFGAYVALAGLLVLVGVKKVKQVGPPEKAISQGKQIPSALKGKHSA